Proteins encoded in a region of the Fundulus heteroclitus isolate FHET01 chromosome 2, MU-UCD_Fhet_4.1, whole genome shotgun sequence genome:
- the slc25a44a gene encoding solute carrier family 25 member 44a — translation MQQKGAIQIIEWEDLDKRKFYSLGVFMTLTTRATVYPASLIRTLLQVQKGKALYTGTFDAFFKILRTEGVRGLYRGFMVNTLTLASGQAYITTYELVRKYVSHYSPSNTVKSVVAGGAASLVAQTITVPIDIVSQHLMMQGQGEHLTRFKVKPKVMLSTAKHKPNFGQSREITVQIFAVDGFRGFYRGYVASLLTYIPNSALWWPFYHFYSEKLSLMAPSGCPHLILQAVAGPMAAATASTITNPMDVIRARVQVEGRSSVIETFKQLLAEEGIWMMTKGLSARIISSTPTSVVIVVGYETLKRLSLRDDLIETRHW, via the exons ATGCAGCAGAAAGGCGCCATCCAGATTATCGAATGGGAGGACCTGGACAAGAGGAAGTTCTACTCCCTGGGGGTGTTCATGACGCTGACCACCCGGGCCACCGTCTACCCGGCCAGCCTGATCCGGACCCTGCTGCAGGTGCAGAAAGGGAAGGCGTTGTACACGGGCACCTTCGACGCCTTCTTCAAGATCCTGCGGACGGAAGGCGTGCGCGGCCTCTACCGGGGCTTCATGGTCAACACGCTGACGCTGGCGTCCGGACAGGCGTACATCACCACCTACGAGCTGGTGCGCAAGTACGTGTCCCACTACTCGCCGAGTAACACCGTCAAGTCGGTGGTGGCGGGGGGCGCGGCGTCGCTGGTGGCTCAGACCATCACCGTGCCCATCGACATAGTGTCCCAGCACCTGATGATGCAGGGCCAGGGGGAACACCTGACGCGCTTCAAGGTCAAGCCCAAGGTCATGCTCTCCACGGCCAAACACAAACCCAACTTCGGCCAATCGCGGGAAATCACCGTGCAGATATTTGCAGTCGACGGGTTCAGGGGGTTTTACAGGGGCTACGTGGCGTCGCTGCTCACGTACATCCCCaacagcgccctctggtggcctTTTTATCACTTTTACTCAG AAAAATTGTCTTTAATGGCACCAAGTGGGTGTCCCCACCTGATTCTGCAAGCTGTGGCCGGACCAATGGCGGCAGCGACCGCCTCCACCATCACAAACCCCATGGACGTTATTCGTGCCAGAGTGCAG GTGGAGGGCCGGTCGTCCGTCATAGAGACCTTCAAGCAGCTGCTGGCGGAGGAGGGCATCTGGATGATGACCAAGGGGCTGTCGGCCCGCATCATCTCCTCCACGCCCACCTCGGTGGTCATCGTGGTCGGATACGAGACGCTGAAGAGGCTGAGCCTGCGCGACGATCTGATTGAGACCAGACACTGGTGA